A region of Subtercola boreus DNA encodes the following proteins:
- the budA gene encoding acetolactate decarboxylase — MSIHQFSVIQALMAGLYDGAFPTREVLAAGDFGLGCGNALNGELVIVDGQVFRCTDDGAVSPGDPDELLPFAEVVPFAPTLHHELAGSVDRTGLEALITGLVGNPNQFYAIRLDGEFSDMLVREPVRQHHPYRPLPEVMTTQREMTLPSTTGTLVGFWAPHIFQGVSVAGYHLHYLNDSRTHGGHTLNYTVTAGTLHVQPVADIEVHLPGTPEFAAADLLSPSADADIRRVESTSASAR, encoded by the coding sequence GTGAGCATCCACCAGTTCTCGGTCATTCAGGCGCTGATGGCCGGGCTCTACGACGGGGCGTTCCCCACCCGTGAGGTGCTGGCCGCCGGCGACTTCGGGCTCGGCTGCGGCAACGCGCTGAACGGTGAGCTCGTGATCGTCGACGGGCAGGTCTTCCGGTGCACCGACGACGGTGCGGTCAGCCCGGGGGATCCGGATGAGCTGCTGCCCTTCGCCGAGGTCGTCCCGTTCGCGCCGACCCTCCACCACGAGCTGGCCGGATCCGTCGACCGCACCGGCCTCGAGGCGCTGATCACCGGGCTGGTCGGCAACCCGAACCAGTTCTACGCCATCCGGCTCGACGGTGAGTTCTCGGACATGCTGGTGCGGGAGCCCGTGCGGCAGCATCATCCGTACCGTCCGCTGCCCGAGGTGATGACCACGCAGCGCGAGATGACGCTGCCGTCGACCACCGGCACGCTCGTCGGATTCTGGGCGCCGCACATCTTCCAGGGCGTGAGTGTCGCGGGGTACCACCTGCACTACCTGAACGATTCGCGCACCCACGGCGGGCACACCCTGAACTACACGGTGACGGCGGGCACCCTGCACGTGCAGCCGGTCGCGGACATCGAGGTGCACCTGCCCGGTACTCCCGAGTTCGCGGCGGCCGACCTGCTCTCGCCGAGCGCCGACGCCGACATCCGCCGCGTAGAGTCCACCTCCGCCTCCGCCCGCTGA
- a CDS encoding LLM class flavin-dependent oxidoreductase — protein MQLSFLSFIPNHAGPAGAAAALENGLQLFRFAEELGYDTGWVRVRHFEPYLSSPMTFLAAVSQRTSRMHFGTGVLPMRYEDPIRVAEDASTLDLLSGGRLELGLSSGIPTPGILDPVFGSSPLGFSAEAQKRVLRLRAALEGAALVNSGSGFMSIPADTDLRVSPSAPGLPERLWYGAGTVSSAARTGAQGFDLQVSTLNSEETGVSFEEGQLAQIRAYREAYAARGGRPAPNVAAGVARNGAAGHPVAAAVRHLTAGAVTRDPRITAGRIIVPLETDADRAEHRAFIEGYRSGMYADGRHHDPNVPLRFSRIFDGSPERITDDLLADRALAESTQLMVTLPAEGSLAAHKRILRTVAERIAPHLGWAGDARPAATAAAATAAAAAPGYGTAA, from the coding sequence ATGCAGCTCAGCTTTCTCTCGTTCATTCCGAACCATGCCGGCCCGGCCGGTGCCGCAGCGGCGCTCGAGAACGGGCTGCAGCTTTTCCGGTTCGCTGAAGAACTCGGCTACGACACGGGGTGGGTGCGCGTGCGGCACTTCGAGCCGTACCTCTCGAGCCCGATGACCTTCCTGGCGGCGGTGTCGCAGCGCACCTCGCGCATGCACTTCGGCACGGGCGTGCTGCCGATGCGTTACGAAGACCCGATCCGGGTCGCTGAGGACGCGTCGACGCTCGACCTGTTGAGTGGCGGTCGGCTGGAGCTCGGGCTCTCGAGCGGGATCCCCACCCCGGGCATCCTCGACCCCGTGTTTGGATCGTCGCCGCTCGGCTTCTCGGCCGAAGCCCAGAAGCGGGTGCTGCGGCTTCGCGCGGCCCTGGAGGGTGCGGCGCTGGTGAACAGCGGCAGCGGCTTCATGAGCATCCCCGCCGACACCGACCTGCGCGTGTCGCCCTCGGCGCCCGGGCTGCCCGAGCGGCTCTGGTACGGGGCCGGCACGGTGTCGAGTGCGGCGCGCACGGGCGCGCAGGGCTTCGACCTGCAGGTGTCGACGTTGAACAGCGAGGAGACCGGGGTGTCGTTCGAAGAGGGGCAGCTGGCGCAGATCCGGGCCTACCGCGAGGCGTACGCCGCGCGGGGCGGGCGGCCGGCTCCGAATGTCGCGGCCGGGGTCGCCCGGAACGGTGCCGCCGGGCATCCGGTCGCCGCGGCCGTCAGGCATCTGACCGCCGGGGCCGTCACCCGCGACCCGCGCATCACCGCCGGACGCATCATCGTGCCGCTCGAGACCGACGCGGACCGGGCCGAGCACCGTGCCTTCATCGAGGGCTATCGCTCGGGGATGTACGCCGACGGGCGTCACCACGACCCGAACGTTCCGCTGCGTTTCAGCCGCATCTTCGACGGTTCGCCCGAGCGGATCACGGATGACCTGCTGGCCGACCGCGCGCTGGCCGAGTCGACGCAGCTGATGGTGACGCTGCCGGCGGAGGGGTCGCTCGCGGCGCACAAGCGCATCCTCCGCACGGTCGCGGAGCGGATCGCGCCGCACCTCGGCTGGGCCGGCGATGCCCGGCCCGCGGCGACCGCCGCAGCGGCGACGGCGGCGGCGGCGGCACCGGGCTACGGCACCGCGGCCTGA
- a CDS encoding MFS transporter, translated as MSASTGPTGRTSKADPPRSSGLKKIVAASMVGTVVEWYEFFLYATAASLVFGKFFFPNANTALDGIIAAFITYAVGFVARPLGGIVFGHIGDKLGRKHTLQVTIILVGVSTFLMGCLPGFNTVGYLAPALLVVLRFVQGFAVGGEWGGAVLLVAEQSPDKSRAFWASWPQAAVPVGNLLATLVLLVTAAVLPNDQFLSWGWRIAFWLSAVIVVVGYYIRTHVTEAPIFLEARAAVEAEKAKSYGVREVIRRYPKGVLQAMGLRFAENILYYIIVSFTIVYLSTVHKYDTKQLLLALLIAHAVHFAVIPQVGRLADRIGRKPVYFIGAVLGASWAFFAFPLFDTLNPAVIVFAVTIGLCFHAFMYAGQPAIMAEMFPTRMRYSGVSLGYQVTSILAGSLAPIIAVALLQAYGSWIPVALYILAACIITAITVLTLKETKGASLRRIDADDAERFGLAVPGTVPAAAGVGSAAGTTTATARR; from the coding sequence GTGAGCGCATCCACCGGCCCCACAGGCCGCACCTCGAAGGCCGACCCGCCCCGATCATCCGGACTCAAGAAGATCGTCGCCGCGTCGATGGTCGGCACGGTCGTCGAGTGGTACGAGTTCTTCCTCTACGCCACCGCGGCCAGCCTCGTCTTCGGCAAGTTCTTCTTCCCGAACGCCAACACGGCGCTCGACGGCATCATCGCCGCCTTCATCACCTACGCGGTGGGCTTTGTGGCCCGTCCGCTCGGCGGGATCGTGTTCGGCCACATCGGCGACAAGCTCGGCCGCAAGCACACCCTGCAGGTCACGATCATCCTGGTCGGCGTTTCGACCTTCCTGATGGGCTGCCTGCCCGGCTTCAACACGGTCGGCTACCTCGCTCCCGCACTGCTCGTGGTGCTGCGGTTCGTGCAGGGCTTCGCCGTCGGCGGCGAGTGGGGCGGCGCCGTTCTGCTGGTCGCCGAGCAGAGCCCCGACAAGTCGCGGGCGTTCTGGGCGAGCTGGCCCCAGGCGGCCGTGCCGGTCGGCAACCTCCTCGCCACGCTGGTGCTGCTGGTGACGGCGGCCGTGCTGCCGAACGACCAGTTCCTGAGCTGGGGCTGGCGCATCGCGTTCTGGCTGTCGGCTGTGATCGTGGTGGTCGGCTACTACATCCGCACCCACGTCACCGAGGCGCCGATCTTCCTCGAAGCGCGAGCGGCCGTCGAAGCCGAGAAGGCGAAGAGCTACGGAGTGCGCGAGGTCATCCGCCGCTACCCCAAGGGCGTACTGCAGGCGATGGGCCTCCGGTTCGCGGAGAACATCCTCTACTACATCATCGTCAGCTTCACGATCGTCTACCTGTCGACGGTGCACAAGTACGACACGAAGCAGTTGTTGCTGGCGCTGCTCATCGCGCACGCCGTGCACTTCGCGGTCATCCCGCAGGTCGGCCGACTCGCCGACCGCATCGGCCGGAAGCCCGTGTACTTCATCGGCGCCGTTCTCGGGGCGAGCTGGGCGTTCTTCGCCTTCCCGCTCTTCGACACGCTGAACCCGGCCGTGATCGTGTTCGCGGTGACGATCGGGCTCTGCTTCCACGCCTTCATGTACGCCGGACAGCCCGCGATCATGGCCGAGATGTTCCCGACCCGGATGCGCTACTCGGGTGTCTCGCTCGGCTACCAGGTGACGTCCATCCTCGCCGGGTCGCTCGCGCCGATCATCGCCGTGGCGCTGCTGCAGGCCTACGGATCGTGGATCCCCGTGGCGCTCTACATTCTGGCGGCCTGCATCATCACCGCGATCACGGTGCTGACGCTGAAGGAGACGAAGGGCGCGTCGCTCCGCCGGATCGACGCCGACGACGCGGAGCGGTTCGGGCTGGCCGTGCCCGGCACGGTGCCGGCCGCGGCCGGCGTGGGTTCCGCCGCCGGCACCACTACCGCGACCGCCCGCCGCTGA
- a CDS encoding HAD family hydrolase — MSEPAAPSGDPAAVLFDIDGTLIDSNYLHVFAWSLALNDVGHRVDDWRIHASIGMDSSKLKDELLGADAERLGEAATDAHSARYADLTGELRPFAGARDLLAACAARGLRVVLATSAPEDELKKLREALDAEDSLHAVTSADDVETAKPEPDVVRVALERAGVDASRAVMVGDTVWDVEAAARAGVSCIGVLSGGIGAAALREAGAVAVYDDVAALLAGFDESPLAALL, encoded by the coding sequence GTGAGCGAGCCTGCGGCTCCCTCCGGCGACCCGGCGGCTGTGCTCTTCGACATCGACGGAACGCTCATCGACTCGAACTACCTGCACGTGTTCGCCTGGAGCCTGGCCCTCAATGACGTGGGCCACCGGGTGGACGACTGGCGGATACATGCCTCCATCGGCATGGACTCTTCGAAGCTCAAGGACGAACTTCTGGGAGCGGACGCCGAGCGTCTCGGCGAGGCGGCAACGGATGCGCACAGTGCACGGTACGCAGATTTGACGGGCGAGTTGCGGCCGTTCGCCGGGGCCCGTGACCTGCTTGCCGCGTGCGCCGCACGGGGCTTGCGGGTCGTGCTCGCCACGAGTGCGCCGGAGGACGAGTTGAAGAAGCTCCGCGAGGCGCTCGATGCCGAGGACTCGCTGCATGCGGTCACCTCCGCCGACGACGTCGAGACGGCGAAGCCCGAGCCCGACGTGGTGAGGGTCGCGCTGGAGAGAGCCGGCGTCGACGCCTCCCGCGCGGTGATGGTCGGCGACACGGTGTGGGATGTCGAGGCGGCAGCCCGGGCCGGCGTCAGCTGCATCGGGGTGCTGAGCGGCGGGATCGGCGCTGCCGCGCTCCGCGAGGCGGGAGCCGTCGCGGTCTATGACGACGTTGCGGCGCTGCTCGCCGGGTTTGACGAGAGCCCACTCGCCGCGCTGCTCTGA
- a CDS encoding LysR family transcriptional regulator, translating to MDDAARPSGRGGPERLPGALNPNPDDLLVLLAVSRSGRFTTAAESLGLNHTTVSRRIAALEAALGGRVLARTPGGWQLTERGGDAVRAAEEVESALRALSHDPSGPTRLSGVVRLSATDGFSAYIAAPAIAGLQQRHPQLSAEIVTVTRRAQQHRSGLDIEVVVGEPQVHRAESHLLGEYALGMYASRSYLDAHGAPATAEELVARPLVYFIDSILQVDDLDAPRRLVPGMRDGISSTNVFVHVEATRAGAGIGFLPCYMADRHPDLVRLLPAQYDERLPYWMVVRSESLRQPAVAAVADALRERTRAMAPALAGGGADGGSGAGPGGGSGAGS from the coding sequence ATGGATGATGCAGCCCGACCGAGTGGGCGAGGCGGGCCGGAGCGGCTGCCCGGTGCACTGAACCCCAACCCCGACGACCTGCTGGTGCTTCTCGCCGTCTCGCGGAGCGGCCGGTTCACCACAGCGGCAGAGTCCCTCGGGCTGAACCACACCACGGTGTCACGCCGCATTGCCGCGCTCGAGGCGGCCCTGGGGGGCCGCGTGCTCGCCCGCACGCCCGGCGGGTGGCAGCTCACCGAGCGGGGCGGCGACGCCGTGCGGGCCGCCGAGGAGGTCGAGAGCGCGCTCCGGGCGCTCAGCCACGACCCCTCCGGGCCGACCCGGCTGAGCGGGGTGGTGCGACTCTCGGCCACTGACGGTTTCAGCGCCTACATCGCCGCCCCGGCGATCGCAGGCCTCCAGCAGAGACATCCACAGCTCAGCGCCGAGATCGTGACGGTCACTCGCCGCGCCCAGCAGCACCGCTCGGGGCTCGACATCGAGGTCGTGGTCGGCGAGCCGCAGGTGCACCGGGCCGAGTCGCACCTGCTCGGCGAGTACGCGCTCGGCATGTACGCCTCGCGCTCCTACCTCGATGCGCACGGCGCACCCGCGACGGCCGAGGAACTCGTCGCGCGGCCCCTCGTCTACTTCATCGATTCGATCCTGCAGGTCGATGACCTCGATGCACCCCGGCGGCTGGTGCCCGGGATGCGCGACGGGATCAGTTCGACGAACGTGTTCGTGCACGTCGAGGCGACCCGGGCGGGGGCCGGTATCGGTTTTCTGCCGTGCTACATGGCCGACCGGCATCCCGATCTGGTGCGCCTGCTGCCGGCGCAGTACGACGAACGACTCCCCTACTGGATGGTCGTGCGCTCGGAATCGCTGCGGCAACCCGCTGTGGCCGCCGTCGCCGACGCGCTGCGGGAGCGCACCAGAGCGATGGCGCCGGCGCTCGCGGGCGGCGGGGCGGACGGGGGTTCGGGCGCCGGTCCGGGCGGCGGTTCGGGCGCCGGTTCCTAG
- a CDS encoding phytoene desaturase family protein encodes MDTVDAIVVGSGPNGLAAAVTLARAGVSVRVYEREATIGGGARTAELTLPGFLHDICSAVHPMALASEFFRAFELSSRIELRQPEVAYGHPLDDGRAGLAYRSLDETARSLGVDGPAWHRMLHPLVSRWEGLTSYTGGSLLRVPKSPTALAAFGLRMLEQGSPLWNQRFESTVAPAMMSGVSAHSILPLPGLAPAAAGLILATLAHGVGWPIPVGGSQSIVQALADDLARHGGSIETSTEVASLDELPPSKAVLLDVSPRALLAIAGSRVPARYGRALSRFRYGNAVAKLDLALSDPVPWTNPELRKAGTVHVGGTHAQIARAEAIVASGKHSSKPYVLVSQPGVVDDSRAPAGRHVLWAYTHVPRGSDVDQTETIIDQIERFAPGFRDTIITHAGRTAVGEEAQNPNYIGGDISSGAATLGQLVRRPTLSLHPWQTPMEGVYLCSQSTPPGPGVNGSAGWHAARRALAVTFGIRRAPYLGL; translated from the coding sequence ATGGACACCGTTGACGCCATCGTCGTGGGCTCGGGGCCGAACGGCCTCGCCGCAGCCGTGACCCTCGCCCGTGCCGGGGTCTCGGTGCGGGTGTACGAGCGCGAAGCCACGATCGGCGGGGGTGCGAGAACCGCGGAACTCACGCTGCCCGGGTTCCTGCACGACATCTGCTCCGCCGTGCATCCGATGGCCCTCGCTTCGGAGTTCTTCCGCGCGTTCGAGCTCTCGTCGCGCATCGAACTCCGGCAGCCCGAGGTCGCCTACGGGCATCCACTCGACGACGGCCGGGCCGGCCTCGCCTACCGCAGCCTCGACGAGACCGCCCGCAGCCTCGGCGTCGATGGTCCCGCCTGGCACCGGATGCTGCACCCCCTCGTCTCCCGCTGGGAGGGCCTGACCTCCTACACCGGCGGCTCGCTGCTGCGTGTCCCGAAGAGCCCGACCGCGCTCGCGGCCTTCGGGCTGAGGATGCTCGAGCAGGGCAGCCCGCTCTGGAACCAGCGTTTCGAGAGCACCGTCGCGCCGGCGATGATGAGCGGTGTCTCGGCGCATTCGATCCTGCCCCTGCCGGGGCTCGCGCCCGCCGCGGCCGGACTGATCCTCGCCACCCTCGCGCACGGGGTCGGCTGGCCCATACCCGTGGGTGGCAGCCAGTCGATCGTGCAGGCGCTCGCCGACGACCTCGCCCGGCACGGCGGGAGCATCGAGACGTCGACGGAGGTGGCCAGCCTCGACGAGCTGCCGCCGTCGAAGGCGGTGCTGCTCGACGTCTCGCCGCGGGCGCTGCTGGCGATCGCCGGATCCCGGGTTCCGGCGCGGTACGGCCGTGCGCTCTCGCGGTTCCGCTACGGCAATGCGGTCGCGAAACTCGACCTCGCCCTGAGCGACCCCGTGCCGTGGACGAACCCCGAGTTGCGAAAGGCCGGCACCGTTCACGTCGGTGGAACCCACGCGCAGATCGCCCGGGCCGAGGCGATCGTGGCCTCCGGCAAGCACTCGTCGAAGCCCTACGTGCTGGTGTCGCAGCCCGGCGTGGTCGACGACTCGCGGGCGCCTGCCGGCAGGCACGTGCTCTGGGCGTACACGCATGTTCCGCGCGGCTCTGACGTCGACCAGACCGAGACGATCATCGACCAGATCGAGCGGTTCGCGCCGGGGTTCCGGGACACGATCATCACCCACGCCGGACGCACGGCCGTCGGTGAGGAGGCGCAGAACCCGAACTACATCGGTGGGGACATCTCGTCGGGGGCGGCGACGCTCGGGCAGCTGGTGCGGCGGCCGACCCTGTCGCTGCACCCCTGGCAGACGCCGATGGAGGGCGTCTACCTGTGCTCGCAGTCGACACCGCCCGGGCCCGGGGTCAACGGGTCGGCGGGCTGGCACGCCGCGCGGCGCGCGCTCGCCGTGACGTTCGGCATCCGGCGCGCGCCGTACCTCGGGCTGTAG
- a CDS encoding 3-hydroxybutyrate dehydrogenase, whose protein sequence is MTEHPIDTATATVTAALAGRRALVTGGGSGIGEATARALAARGAEVVIADREARQADRVASAIGGSSWVVDLQETSALTDAALAPELGNIDILVNNAGIQRVSPIETFEVEEFRGILRLMLEAPFLLIRAALPGMYERGFGRIINVSSVHGLRASPFKSAYVSAKHGLEGLSKTTALEGGERGVTSNCVNPGYVRTPLVEKQLADQAALHGIPESEVLSSIMLTESAIKRLVEPREVAALVAWLAADEAAMVTGASYTMDGGWSAR, encoded by the coding sequence ATGACCGAGCATCCGATCGACACCGCCACTGCCACCGTCACCGCCGCACTGGCCGGCAGACGGGCGCTCGTGACAGGCGGTGGTTCCGGCATCGGCGAGGCCACGGCGCGGGCGCTCGCTGCCCGTGGTGCGGAGGTCGTCATCGCTGACCGGGAAGCCCGGCAGGCCGACCGCGTGGCCTCGGCCATCGGCGGCAGCAGCTGGGTGGTCGATCTGCAGGAGACCTCTGCGCTGACCGATGCCGCGCTCGCTCCGGAGCTCGGGAACATCGACATCCTGGTGAACAACGCGGGCATCCAGAGGGTGAGCCCGATCGAGACCTTCGAGGTGGAGGAGTTCCGCGGCATCCTGCGCCTGATGCTCGAGGCGCCGTTCCTCCTGATCAGGGCCGCGCTGCCCGGCATGTACGAGCGCGGCTTCGGGCGGATCATCAACGTCTCGTCGGTGCACGGGCTCCGCGCCTCGCCGTTCAAGAGCGCGTACGTCTCGGCGAAACACGGGCTCGAGGGCCTGTCGAAGACCACAGCGCTGGAGGGCGGCGAGCGGGGTGTCACGAGCAACTGCGTGAACCCGGGGTACGTGCGCACACCGCTGGTCGAGAAGCAGCTCGCCGACCAGGCGGCACTGCACGGCATCCCGGAGTCCGAGGTGCTCAGTTCGATCATGCTCACCGAGAGCGCGATCAAGCGCCTCGTCGAACCGCGCGAGGTGGCGGCGCTGGTCGCCTGGCTGGCCGCCGACGAGGCGGCGATGGTGACCGGGGCGAGCTACACGATGGACGGCGGCTGGTCGGCGCGCTAG
- a CDS encoding SDR family NAD(P)-dependent oxidoreductase: MTTPVPELPESSPEATSTAQGIDQHELEVALRVLASLHELDDEHPDFIAVRRATAKMFKSVKKNRRDEKRDAIANADRSVIANTATGAPDRIDDETRGVQLAAITTAPTAGTLIKSRPCYICKQHYTQVDAFYHQLCPSCAAKSHAKRDARTDLTGKRALLTGGRAKIGMYIALRLLRDGAHTTITTRFPRDAVRRFSSLPDSGDWLHRLKIVGIDLRDPAQVIGLAETVAAAGPLDILINNAAQTVKRSPGSYAPLAEAELEPLPDGPVPEMITFGHTNDAHPQALAASVAAHPLLQRAAAVAPAAAALGLAPLGRTGGVSDADANAELVGSELLGAALAGAGLTPGELSADELSGLALAAGSSSLSRLAAGTAIDAGGLVPDTHHENSWTQAVQDVDPLEMLEVQLCNTTAPFLLVSRLRPSLAAGASAAASGRAYIVNVSAMEGVFARGYKGPGHPHTNMAKAALNMLTRTSGKEMLTDGILMTSVDTGWITDERPHPTKVRLAEEGFHAPLDLVDGAARVYDPVVRGEAGEDLSGVFLKDYAPSPW, encoded by the coding sequence ATGACTACTCCCGTGCCAGAACTGCCCGAATCGTCTCCCGAGGCGACATCCACCGCACAGGGCATCGACCAGCACGAGCTGGAGGTCGCCCTCCGCGTTCTGGCGAGCCTGCACGAGCTCGACGACGAGCATCCGGATTTCATCGCCGTGCGCCGCGCCACCGCCAAGATGTTCAAATCGGTCAAGAAGAACCGTCGCGACGAGAAGCGCGACGCCATCGCGAACGCCGACCGCAGCGTGATCGCCAACACCGCCACGGGCGCCCCCGACCGCATCGACGACGAGACGCGTGGAGTGCAGCTCGCCGCCATCACGACCGCGCCCACCGCCGGCACGCTCATCAAGTCGCGCCCCTGCTACATCTGCAAGCAGCACTACACCCAGGTCGACGCGTTCTACCACCAGCTCTGCCCTTCGTGCGCAGCGAAGAGCCACGCAAAGCGGGATGCCCGCACCGACCTCACCGGGAAGCGCGCGCTGCTCACCGGCGGCCGCGCCAAGATCGGCATGTACATCGCGCTCCGCCTGCTGCGGGATGGCGCGCACACCACCATCACGACCCGGTTCCCGCGCGACGCCGTACGCCGGTTCTCGAGCCTCCCCGACTCGGGCGACTGGCTGCACCGGCTGAAGATCGTCGGGATCGACCTCCGCGACCCGGCGCAGGTCATCGGGCTCGCCGAGACCGTCGCCGCGGCCGGGCCGCTCGACATCCTGATCAACAACGCCGCCCAGACGGTGAAACGCTCCCCCGGGTCGTACGCGCCGCTGGCCGAAGCGGAACTCGAGCCGCTTCCCGACGGGCCCGTGCCGGAGATGATCACGTTCGGGCACACGAACGACGCTCACCCGCAGGCGCTCGCGGCCTCGGTGGCCGCGCATCCGCTGCTGCAGCGGGCTGCCGCGGTCGCCCCGGCGGCTGCCGCGCTGGGGCTCGCCCCGCTCGGGCGCACCGGCGGCGTGTCCGACGCGGACGCTAACGCCGAACTGGTCGGATCCGAGTTGCTCGGGGCCGCCCTGGCGGGCGCCGGACTCACGCCGGGCGAACTGAGCGCCGACGAACTCTCCGGGCTGGCGCTGGCCGCCGGATCCTCTTCACTGTCGCGCCTCGCCGCGGGAACGGCCATCGATGCCGGCGGGCTCGTGCCGGACACACACCACGAGAACAGCTGGACGCAAGCCGTCCAGGACGTCGACCCGCTCGAGATGCTCGAGGTGCAGCTCTGCAACACGACGGCGCCGTTCCTGCTCGTGTCGCGGCTGCGACCGTCGCTCGCCGCCGGGGCATCGGCTGCGGCATCCGGTCGCGCGTACATCGTGAATGTGTCGGCGATGGAGGGCGTGTTCGCTCGCGGATACAAGGGCCCCGGGCATCCGCACACCAATATGGCCAAGGCCGCGCTCAACATGCTCACCCGCACGAGCGGCAAGGAGATGCTGACCGACGGCATCCTGATGACGAGCGTCGACACCGGCTGGATCACGGACGAACGCCCGCACCCGACCAAGGTGCGGCTCGCGGAGGAAGGCTTCCACGCGCCCCTCGACCTCGTCGACGGCGCCGCCCGCGTCTACGACCCCGTCGTGCGCGGCGAGGCCGGCGAGGACCTCTCCGGCGTGTTCCTCAAGGACTACGCCCCCTCTCCCTGGTGA
- a CDS encoding 4'-phosphopantetheinyl transferase family protein, whose product MWRVALYSEPVLDARPADPRWLTSGEVLRAERLVHAVDRHRFVVSHTLLRLAVGESLGVPPGSVLFDFTCERCGEQHGRPRVVGGAGGAGGSGGAGGADAGGAVWPSVSVSLSRSSGAALIAVLVAQPGERVPSLGVDLEHFDAVVFAGFDGVALSAAERRSLPAAAADPSAAADPSATADPSATAARAALWVRKEAVAKAFGSGLRRDPREIEVVGRASGRTVVHGQPFAWLDVESPEPGFAAAVAVADARPEAVVVEFRSLPA is encoded by the coding sequence ATGTGGCGAGTGGCGCTCTACTCCGAGCCGGTTCTGGATGCCCGCCCCGCCGACCCCCGCTGGCTGACTTCGGGCGAAGTGCTCCGCGCTGAGCGGCTGGTGCACGCCGTCGACCGGCACCGTTTCGTGGTGTCGCACACCCTCCTGAGGCTGGCGGTGGGCGAAAGCCTCGGTGTGCCGCCGGGCTCCGTCCTGTTCGACTTCACCTGCGAGCGGTGCGGCGAGCAGCACGGCCGCCCCCGGGTAGTGGGTGGCGCGGGCGGTGCGGGCGGCTCGGGTGGTGCGGGCGGTGCGGATGCCGGGGGCGCCGTATGGCCGTCGGTCTCCGTCTCGCTGTCGCGCTCGTCCGGCGCGGCGCTCATCGCGGTTCTGGTCGCGCAGCCGGGGGAACGTGTGCCCTCGCTCGGGGTCGATCTGGAGCACTTCGACGCCGTCGTCTTCGCGGGCTTCGACGGAGTCGCGCTGAGCGCGGCGGAGCGCCGCTCGCTGCCCGCTGCGGCGGCCGACCCGTCCGCGGCGGCCGATCCGTCCGCAACGGCCGACCCGTCCGCGACGGCCGCACGCGCCGCCCTCTGGGTACGCAAGGAGGCGGTCGCCAAGGCGTTCGGCTCGGGCCTCCGCCGCGATCCCCGCGAGATCGAGGTCGTGGGGAGAGCATCCGGACGCACGGTCGTCCACGGCCAGCCGTTCGCCTGGCTCGATGTGGAGTCGCCCGAGCCGGGGTTCGCGGCGGCCGTGGCCGTCGCCGACGCACGGCCCGAAGCCGTCGTGGTGGAGTTCCGCTCCCTGCCGGCATAG
- a CDS encoding DUF3054 domain-containing protein: MTQTAPPQKVRPPVPTRHVVLALVFDVVLVLAFVLIGRGNHAEAFSVPGILTTWWPFLLGLAVGWLATRAWRYPFVPVLPGIPIWLFTVAVGMLFRLLSGQGVAVSFVIVAIIVLGVFLLGWRLIAGAILRRRARGRVLATRQAGSGGAAGSAGAAGQARPDSR, translated from the coding sequence ATGACCCAGACCGCCCCGCCCCAGAAGGTCCGCCCGCCCGTTCCGACCCGGCACGTGGTGCTCGCGCTCGTGTTCGACGTCGTGCTCGTTCTGGCCTTCGTGCTCATCGGGCGCGGCAACCACGCCGAGGCGTTCAGCGTTCCGGGCATCCTCACCACCTGGTGGCCGTTCCTGCTCGGTCTCGCGGTCGGCTGGCTGGCGACCCGCGCGTGGCGGTACCCGTTCGTGCCCGTCCTGCCGGGCATCCCGATCTGGCTGTTCACGGTGGCCGTGGGGATGCTCTTCCGGCTGTTGAGCGGGCAGGGTGTCGCCGTCAGCTTCGTGATCGTCGCGATCATCGTGCTGGGCGTGTTCCTGCTCGGCTGGAGGCTGATCGCCGGGGCGATCCTGCGGCGGCGGGCCCGCGGGCGGGTGCTGGCCACTCGCCAGGCGGGCTCGGGGGGTGCGGCGGGCTCGGCAGGCGCGGCAGGCCAGGCGCGCCCGGACTCCCGGTGA